A portion of the Bacteroides faecium genome contains these proteins:
- a CDS encoding aldo/keto reductase: MENSFTYQPATDRYDRMQYKYCGKSGLQLPLISLGLWHNFGSVDNFNVATDMIKYAFDHGITHFDLANNYGPVSGSAETNFGRILKDNFQGYRDEMIISSKAGHEMWAGPYGDGSSRKNLMASINQSLRRTGLEYFDIFYSHRYDGVTPVEETIQTLIDIVKQGKALYIGISKYPPEQARIAYEMMAKAGVPCLISQYRYSMFDRAVEAETLPLAAKFGSGFIAFSPLAQGLLTDKYLNGIPEGSRAARSSGFLQRSQVTPEKIEAARQLNEIARLRGQTLAEMALAWVLRDKRMTSVIVGASSVNQLADNLKALEHLDFTPDDLAEIEQILSRTI; encoded by the coding sequence ATGGAAAATTCATTCACTTATCAGCCGGCAACCGACCGTTATGACCGTATGCAGTATAAATATTGCGGCAAGAGCGGCTTGCAGTTACCTCTTATTTCTTTAGGATTGTGGCACAACTTCGGTAGTGTGGACAATTTCAATGTGGCAACCGACATGATTAAATATGCTTTTGACCATGGCATTACTCATTTCGATTTGGCAAACAACTACGGCCCTGTTTCCGGAAGTGCTGAAACCAATTTCGGGCGGATTTTGAAAGACAATTTCCAAGGTTATCGGGATGAAATGATTATCTCTTCCAAAGCCGGACATGAAATGTGGGCGGGGCCTTATGGTGACGGTAGTTCCCGCAAAAATCTGATGGCAAGTATCAACCAAAGTCTCCGTCGCACAGGATTGGAGTATTTCGATATTTTTTATAGCCATCGTTATGACGGAGTAACCCCGGTAGAAGAAACGATTCAAACATTGATTGATATAGTAAAACAGGGTAAAGCCCTCTATATCGGAATATCCAAGTATCCCCCCGAACAAGCGCGCATTGCCTACGAAATGATGGCAAAAGCAGGTGTACCCTGTCTTATCAGCCAATACCGTTACAGCATGTTCGACCGTGCAGTGGAAGCCGAAACCCTTCCTTTGGCTGCTAAATTCGGTTCCGGCTTTATCGCCTTTTCCCCTTTGGCGCAAGGCTTGCTGACTGACAAATATTTGAACGGTATCCCTGAAGGCTCGCGGGCCGCACGCTCTTCCGGTTTCCTTCAGCGTTCGCAAGTGACTCCCGAAAAGATAGAAGCTGCCCGGCAGTTAAATGAAATAGCCCGTCTTCGTGGACAGACATTAGCAGAAATGGCATTGGCATGGGTGCTGAGAGATAAAAGGATGACATCGGTGATAGTGGGGGCAAGTTCCGTGAATCAGTTGGCTGACAATCTCAAAGCATTGGAACATTTGGATTTCACACCGGATGATTTGGCTGAAATAGAACAAATATTATCCCGGACGATTTAG
- a CDS encoding TonB-dependent receptor produces MKNISIPKGVRGFILPSSFLGKLRLCTWQILFLLFFVPAQSWSQQSELLTLNMKSVTLKQFVEAVQTQSGYSFLYKDNQLNTNQRVTVSAKKQSIDVVLEQAFKGKGISWKIQGKQILLFPAKEESAAGTGTKKSRTVKGNVTTTTGESIPGASVKLLNATTGVITDIDGFYMITVPDGQTTLEYRFMGYEARTVKVGNQTTINVSLEEATSSLEEVVVVGYGAQKKVTMTGSVASVNIGSLKTPVANLSNALQGKVAGIISVQSSGEPGYDNSTFTIRGIGTFTGNTSPLVIVDGVQRDDVNSTYGGAYNNIDPEDIVSISLLKDASATAVYGAKGANGVMIITTKRGTVGKPKISIKAETGFTNFTKVPKMLSGADYMMLYNESRRNSGLNEVYSREQILKTESGLDPYLYPNVDWINQIYKKVSSVSNVNLNISGGSDLVRYYLSASFYNQGGQYNVKDENGYNPNLNYKRYDFRSNVDVNITKTTLLQMNLSAIMVDSRYPGIGANKLWYEAFSTSPVAFPVRYPDGRWAGPPANAGSNPMNEVQNTGYTDTFRPALQSVFTVNQKLDFITKGLSAYVRFSFDSYSEFNNKRTGGVDLWYANQRDGNGELIFGKPIKEGSDELYYEHSDTGERVIYTEANIAYDRTFGSHNINGMVLYNMRNRMIATAGSAIASIPYRNQAVAARLGYGYKDRYLAEINGSYTGSENFAPGHRFGFFPAASVGWVISHEPFFQNIVQTVDLLKLRASYGIVGNDNIGGTGDRFAYFTQFGSGNNYGFGPNGNLVYGIRETLLGSDKLTWEKSYKTNIGLEMMLLGKLSLTLDYYWERRKDILIQRSSLPSMAGFDAAIYANMGEMDNKGLDANLEYQTRINNKVGLRLYGNVTYSKNKIVFRDEPDMQYAYQKSEGTRYGEYYGYIADGYFQSWEEIANSPKQLRELAPGDIKYKDLNNDNVIDANDQCYLGKSWFPSWSYGMGFNVNYHNFDLSLFFQGVSDVSIMANGGSMDTGNGDWGAGGVGIVPFTGMGLNPSNVITKALDRWTEDNPRADAWYPRMTANASTSDNNYVNSTHWLKNGNYLRLKQASLGYTLENKKLMDKGIEYLYFYLSGQNLLTFSKFKLWDPELGSNGAKYPLSRMVTLGMRVSF; encoded by the coding sequence ATGAAAAATATTTCAATCCCAAAGGGAGTGAGAGGTTTTATTTTGCCCTCATCCTTTTTGGGGAAGCTAAGACTATGTACCTGGCAAATATTATTTCTACTCTTCTTTGTACCTGCCCAGTCATGGTCGCAACAGTCAGAATTGTTGACTCTAAATATGAAAAGCGTTACGCTGAAACAGTTTGTGGAAGCCGTTCAAACTCAAAGCGGGTATTCATTCCTTTACAAAGATAATCAACTAAATACAAATCAGCGCGTTACAGTTTCAGCAAAGAAACAATCAATAGATGTCGTGCTGGAACAGGCTTTTAAAGGCAAAGGAATTTCCTGGAAAATTCAGGGCAAGCAAATTTTACTCTTTCCTGCGAAAGAGGAATCTGCTGCCGGTACCGGTACGAAGAAATCGCGCACCGTAAAAGGTAATGTCACTACTACCACCGGTGAGTCAATTCCGGGTGCAAGTGTGAAATTATTAAACGCCACTACCGGAGTGATTACTGACATCGACGGATTTTATATGATTACAGTGCCCGATGGTCAGACAACACTGGAATACCGCTTTATGGGATACGAAGCCCGGACTGTAAAAGTAGGTAATCAGACTACCATTAATGTCTCTTTGGAGGAAGCGACTTCCAGTCTGGAAGAAGTTGTGGTAGTTGGTTATGGTGCTCAAAAGAAAGTGACGATGACAGGCTCGGTAGCTTCGGTGAATATAGGAAGCCTGAAAACTCCGGTCGCAAATCTGAGCAATGCCTTGCAAGGTAAGGTGGCGGGTATTATCTCTGTTCAATCCAGCGGTGAACCGGGATACGATAACTCGACCTTTACCATCCGCGGTATCGGTACTTTCACGGGAAACACTTCTCCACTGGTTATTGTAGACGGTGTACAGCGTGACGACGTAAACTCCACTTATGGGGGTGCTTATAACAATATTGACCCGGAAGACATCGTCAGCATCTCTCTGCTGAAAGACGCTTCCGCCACTGCCGTATACGGTGCGAAAGGTGCTAACGGCGTAATGATTATTACTACAAAGCGCGGAACAGTCGGCAAACCAAAAATCTCTATCAAGGCAGAGACAGGCTTTACAAACTTCACTAAAGTACCCAAGATGTTGAGCGGCGCCGACTATATGATGCTTTACAATGAAAGCCGTCGAAACTCAGGATTGAACGAAGTTTACTCCCGCGAGCAGATATTGAAGACCGAAAGCGGATTGGATCCCTACTTATACCCAAATGTAGACTGGATCAATCAGATCTATAAGAAAGTATCTTCCGTATCCAATGTCAATCTGAATATCAGTGGCGGTAGCGACCTGGTCCGTTATTACCTGTCAGCTTCTTTCTATAATCAAGGCGGACAATACAACGTAAAGGATGAAAACGGCTATAATCCTAACCTGAATTATAAACGTTATGATTTTCGTAGCAATGTAGACGTGAATATAACGAAAACCACCTTATTACAGATGAACCTCTCTGCCATCATGGTCGATTCACGTTATCCCGGCATTGGGGCCAATAAACTTTGGTACGAAGCATTTTCCACCTCACCGGTCGCTTTCCCTGTCCGTTATCCGGACGGACGTTGGGCAGGTCCCCCCGCCAATGCAGGTTCCAATCCGATGAATGAAGTACAAAATACGGGTTATACCGATACCTTCCGTCCTGCCTTGCAATCAGTATTTACGGTCAATCAGAAATTAGATTTCATAACCAAAGGTCTTTCGGCCTATGTACGTTTTTCATTCGACAGTTATAGTGAATTCAATAACAAACGTACGGGAGGAGTGGATTTATGGTATGCCAACCAACGTGACGGCAATGGAGAACTTATCTTCGGGAAACCTATCAAAGAAGGTTCTGACGAACTCTATTACGAGCACAGTGATACCGGGGAAAGAGTAATCTATACCGAAGCAAACATAGCCTATGACCGCACATTCGGTTCACACAACATCAACGGAATGGTACTTTATAATATGCGTAACCGTATGATTGCTACCGCCGGAAGTGCCATTGCTTCTATTCCTTACCGTAATCAGGCAGTTGCAGCCCGTTTGGGATATGGCTATAAAGACCGCTACCTGGCAGAAATAAACGGTTCCTATACCGGTTCGGAGAATTTTGCTCCCGGACACCGTTTCGGCTTTTTCCCTGCCGCTTCCGTAGGATGGGTAATCTCACACGAACCATTTTTCCAAAACATTGTTCAAACGGTCGATTTATTAAAGCTGCGTGCTTCCTATGGTATCGTAGGTAATGATAACATTGGCGGAACAGGCGACCGTTTTGCCTATTTTACCCAGTTCGGAAGTGGAAACAACTACGGCTTCGGTCCGAATGGTAATCTCGTATATGGTATCAGGGAGACTCTTCTAGGCTCAGACAAACTGACTTGGGAAAAGTCTTATAAAACAAATATCGGTTTGGAAATGATGCTTTTAGGCAAACTCAGTCTGACACTGGATTATTATTGGGAAAGACGTAAAGACATCCTGATTCAGCGTTCTTCCTTACCGAGCATGGCAGGATTTGATGCTGCCATCTATGCCAACATGGGTGAGATGGATAATAAGGGACTGGATGCCAACCTCGAATACCAGACCCGTATCAACAACAAAGTGGGACTGCGCCTGTATGGTAACGTGACTTACAGTAAAAACAAAATCGTATTCCGTGACGAACCGGATATGCAATATGCTTATCAGAAAAGTGAAGGAACCCGTTATGGCGAATACTACGGTTATATAGCCGACGGTTATTTCCAAAGTTGGGAAGAGATAGCAAACAGTCCGAAGCAATTGCGCGAACTGGCTCCCGGTGACATCAAATACAAAGACCTCAACAATGACAATGTGATTGATGCCAACGACCAATGTTATCTGGGCAAGTCCTGGTTCCCTTCCTGGTCCTACGGTATGGGTTTCAATGTCAACTATCATAACTTTGACCTGTCCCTGTTCTTCCAGGGTGTATCCGATGTATCCATTATGGCTAATGGTGGTTCTATGGACACAGGCAATGGTGATTGGGGAGCAGGCGGAGTAGGTATCGTACCTTTCACCGGTATGGGGCTGAATCCGAGTAACGTTATTACCAAAGCATTGGATCGCTGGACGGAAGACAATCCGCGTGCAGATGCATGGTATCCGCGTATGACCGCCAATGCCAGTACCAGTGACAATAATTATGTAAATAGTACACACTGGCTGAAAAACGGTAACTACCTGCGTCTGAAACAAGCATCGTTGGGATATACCCTTGAGAACAAGAAGCTGATGGACAAGGGGATAGAATACCTCTATTTCTACCTGTCCGGACAAAACCTGCTGACCTTCTCCAAATTCAAACTGTGGGATCCCGAACTTGGCTCTAATGGGGCAAAATATCCGCTATCACGCATGGTAACCTTGGGAATGAGAG
- a CDS encoding RNA polymerase sigma-70 factor, translated as MSHKEDDISCLLRQISEGNSSCFEKMYKRYFKKCYSIALYFVQSTSFAEDVLSEVFLTLWDKRQNLKDVKDWDSYLFITVKNHALSFLEKHRQDNLSSINQIVIEIPGNDLTPEEKLLKKDMEENMQQAIQQLPEKTRIVYCMAKEELMSYKQISEALDISERTVNTHMTNAIRKLTASLQKYFK; from the coding sequence ATGTCACACAAAGAAGATGACATTAGTTGTCTATTACGTCAAATCAGCGAGGGTAATTCTTCTTGCTTTGAAAAAATGTATAAGCGGTACTTCAAGAAGTGCTATTCCATTGCATTATATTTCGTCCAATCTACTTCGTTTGCCGAAGATGTGTTGTCTGAGGTATTTCTCACTTTGTGGGATAAACGTCAGAATCTGAAAGATGTGAAGGATTGGGATTCTTATTTATTTATCACAGTCAAGAACCATGCTCTTTCATTTTTGGAGAAACACCGTCAGGACAATCTAAGCTCCATCAACCAAATCGTAATAGAAATACCAGGAAATGATCTCACCCCGGAAGAGAAACTGCTGAAAAAAGATATGGAGGAGAATATGCAGCAGGCTATCCAGCAACTCCCCGAAAAAACAAGAATCGTTTATTGCATGGCGAAAGAGGAGCTTATGAGTTATAAACAAATCAGCGAAGCACTGGACATATCCGAAAGAACTGTCAATACACATATGACCAATGCTATTCGCAAATTAACAGCAAGCCTGCAAAAGTATTTTAAGTAA
- a CDS encoding DUF3575 domain-containing protein, with protein MKIKSIFTILILTLLVSYSRAQDIAIKTNLLYGGYTYTPNLSIEVGLGKRSTLDLGGGYNPWNLDGTAENNKKLVHWLGEIEYRYWLCQRFSGHFLGVHVLGSQYNIAQQDLPLIFGKGSKEYRFEGYGYGGGISYGYNLFLGIRWSIEANIGIGYARLHYDKYKCQKCGEKTGTESKNYFGPTKAGISLIYYIK; from the coding sequence ATGAAAATAAAAAGTATTTTCACCATCCTCATCCTAACCCTTCTCGTTTCATACTCGAGAGCACAGGATATAGCTATAAAAACAAATTTACTTTACGGAGGTTATACTTATACCCCGAACCTTAGTATTGAAGTAGGTTTGGGTAAAAGAAGCACACTCGATTTAGGCGGGGGCTATAATCCCTGGAATCTTGACGGAACGGCTGAAAACAACAAAAAACTAGTCCACTGGCTAGGCGAGATAGAATACCGTTACTGGTTATGCCAACGCTTCTCCGGACACTTTCTCGGAGTGCACGTTCTCGGTAGCCAATATAATATTGCACAACAGGATTTGCCACTCATATTCGGTAAAGGTTCTAAAGAATACCGCTTCGAAGGCTACGGCTACGGAGGGGGAATTTCATACGGTTACAACCTCTTTCTAGGCATACGATGGAGCATTGAAGCCAATATAGGAATCGGATATGCACGCCTGCACTATGACAAGTACAAATGCCAAAAGTGCGGCGAAAAAACCGGGACAGAAAGCAAAAATTATTTCGGTCCTACGAAAGCAGGAATATCACTGATATATTATATTAAATAG
- a CDS encoding DUF3868 domain-containing protein — protein sequence MKRQYMLFVIVLLFCMDTSAQQKEYSGKMHVTMLSLQQEGDSVYVKLTFDISGVNVDSRRSISLVPALVAASDRLYLPEVVVKGRENYNVYRRETALMSSREKAAYAAEAPYAVVPGFKSGNSRTIAYSVAVKYSSWMADAKLDMYEDLCGCGNPARRMGITMLANRITLEKIIEPYEITPSMAYVQPVAEPVKRREITGEAFLDFVVNKTDIRPDYMNNPQELKKVTGLVAGIKDDPDVTVRTINVIGYASPEGLLSNNQRLSESRAKALTDYLASRFDYPRSLYKVAFGGENWDGLKECVEASQMPYRKEVLEVIGSFPAECGYAAQVRRKKTLMNLKGGEPYRYIIREFCPLLRKAICKIDFDVRNFSIEQAKEVFKSRPQNLSLNEMFLLANTCEKGSQEFIDLFETAVRLYPNDVTANLNAAAAALSRRDTVYAKRYLSRIEESIDIPEYHNTMGVLEILCGNYDKAASHLNKAAESGLPEAKQNLEEMAKKQENAILIGQQQSKKQ from the coding sequence ATGAAAAGACAATATATGCTATTCGTCATAGTGTTGCTGTTCTGTATGGACACATCAGCACAACAAAAAGAGTATTCCGGCAAAATGCATGTCACCATGTTATCCCTGCAACAGGAAGGAGATTCGGTGTACGTAAAACTCACTTTCGACATTTCCGGAGTTAACGTAGATTCACGCCGTTCAATCAGTCTGGTTCCTGCTCTGGTAGCGGCAAGCGACAGGTTGTACCTGCCCGAAGTAGTCGTAAAGGGGCGTGAAAACTATAATGTGTACCGACGGGAAACCGCTCTAATGAGCAGCCGGGAAAAAGCGGCGTATGCCGCAGAAGCTCCGTATGCAGTCGTCCCCGGATTCAAATCCGGAAACTCGAGAACAATCGCATACAGCGTAGCCGTGAAGTACAGTTCATGGATGGCGGACGCAAAGCTGGATATGTATGAAGACCTTTGCGGCTGCGGCAATCCTGCGCGGAGAATGGGTATCACCATGCTTGCCAACCGGATAACGTTAGAGAAAATAATAGAGCCGTACGAAATAACTCCCAGCATGGCATACGTCCAACCTGTCGCCGAACCGGTAAAGAGACGCGAAATCACCGGCGAGGCTTTTCTGGATTTCGTTGTAAACAAGACCGACATCCGCCCCGATTACATGAATAATCCGCAGGAACTGAAGAAAGTCACCGGCCTCGTTGCCGGGATAAAAGACGATCCGGACGTCACAGTCCGTACGATTAACGTAATCGGCTACGCTTCACCGGAAGGCTTGCTGTCCAACAACCAACGGTTGTCCGAAAGCCGGGCCAAAGCACTGACCGATTATTTGGCTTCACGGTTCGATTATCCGCGGAGTTTATACAAAGTCGCTTTCGGGGGTGAGAACTGGGACGGACTCAAAGAATGCGTAGAGGCATCCCAAATGCCGTATCGCAAAGAAGTATTGGAAGTCATCGGGTCTTTTCCGGCCGAATGCGGCTATGCTGCCCAGGTAAGGCGCAAAAAAACATTGATGAACCTGAAAGGCGGCGAGCCATACAGATACATCATCCGGGAGTTCTGCCCCTTACTTCGCAAAGCGATCTGCAAGATTGACTTTGACGTCAGAAATTTCAGCATCGAACAGGCTAAAGAGGTGTTCAAAAGCCGCCCGCAGAACCTGAGCCTGAATGAAATGTTCCTCCTAGCCAACACCTGCGAGAAAGGTTCACAAGAATTTATCGACCTGTTCGAGACTGCCGTAAGGCTATATCCCAATGACGTTACCGCCAATTTGAACGCGGCAGCCGCCGCGTTGTCGCGCAGAGATACAGTCTACGCAAAACGATATTTGAGCAGAATAGAAGAATCGATCGATATTCCTGAATACCACAACACAATGGGAGTACTGGAGATACTTTGCGGCAATTATGACAAAGCGGCATCACACCTGAACAAAGCAGCAGAATCAGGATTGCCGGAAGCCAAACAAAATCTGGAAGAAATGGCAAAGAAGCAGGAAAATGCCATCCTTATCGGGCAACAGCAGTCAAAAAAACAATAA
- a CDS encoding tyrosine-type recombinase/integrase translates to MITIKVKFRESTIKKKKGTIYYLLTRNKEYREITTPYKIHSHEWDDKRSLIAISNAEYQRRYELQLIENSIIRDIRHLQHILASENNIDTIIKLFKKIQGESILSVFSESVTNDLYAKNQPRTAKSYIASVKSFLRFRNGVDISFEELTPKLISDYERYLKKQQVCNNTISFYMRNLRAIYNRAVEESYTEQKHPFKKVFVGNDKTVKRAIDEDVISRFKTLDLSSKPRLAFSRDMFMFSFYARGMAFIDLAYLTQENIQGEYIIYRRHKTGQELSIKLEICLKAIIDRYSHYSNGTFLFPVLSESAQNYDSALRLHNIHLKKISGFMGLSKPLTSYVARHSWATLAKKKGISTQIISESMGHNSEKTTRIYLSSLDRSVIDDANAKLISDI, encoded by the coding sequence ATGATAACTATCAAGGTTAAATTCAGAGAATCAACAATTAAGAAAAAGAAAGGAACAATCTATTATCTGTTGACAAGGAATAAAGAATACAGAGAAATAACAACTCCGTATAAGATTCATTCACACGAGTGGGATGACAAGCGTTCGCTAATTGCGATATCAAATGCCGAATATCAGCGCAGATATGAACTGCAACTCATTGAAAACTCCATCATCCGGGATATTCGACACCTTCAGCACATTTTGGCAAGTGAAAACAACATTGATACCATCATCAAACTTTTCAAAAAGATTCAAGGTGAAAGCATCTTATCCGTATTCAGCGAGAGTGTCACAAATGATTTGTATGCCAAGAACCAACCCCGAACTGCAAAATCATATATAGCTTCAGTAAAAAGTTTCCTCCGATTTAGAAACGGAGTTGACATTTCTTTCGAAGAACTGACCCCTAAACTTATTTCAGACTACGAAAGATATCTGAAAAAACAGCAGGTATGTAATAATACTATTTCATTCTATATGCGAAACCTAAGAGCCATTTATAATAGAGCTGTCGAGGAAAGCTATACAGAACAAAAGCATCCATTTAAAAAAGTATTCGTAGGTAATGACAAAACCGTCAAACGGGCAATAGATGAAGATGTCATATCAAGATTTAAAACATTGGACTTATCGTCAAAACCACGATTGGCATTTTCACGCGATATGTTTATGTTCAGTTTTTATGCACGAGGAATGGCCTTTATTGATCTGGCGTACCTAACCCAAGAGAATATCCAAGGAGAATATATTATTTACCGACGCCATAAGACCGGACAAGAACTTAGCATTAAACTGGAAATATGCTTAAAAGCTATTATTGATAGATACTCTCATTACAGTAACGGAACTTTCTTATTTCCTGTTTTATCAGAAAGCGCACAGAATTATGATAGTGCCTTGAGACTTCATAACATTCATTTAAAGAAAATCTCCGGTTTCATGGGACTTTCCAAACCTCTGACTTCATATGTGGCGCGCCATAGTTGGGCTACACTAGCCAAGAAAAAAGGTATATCTACACAAATCATCAGTGAAAGTATGGGACATAATAGCGAAAAGACAACTCGAATATATCTCTCATCTCTCGACAGGTCCGTAATTGATGATGCTAATGCCAAACTAATTTCTGATATATAG
- a CDS encoding FecR family protein — MKEDSKIWDLLAKRTDHSLSKEEEESLDQMLKEDSSLQRASRLVEGSQVNMDTHQTEEAMNRTWSKIETGMKTDRKPRLKLIIRRYAVAASIAVLFVLGGLLGYQLWGKPDMLIVMNQGKEALLFTLPDNSKVWLGGGSSLKYPDELSGRNREVYLEGEAFFDVKKDNGRTFQVVTDIVEVMVLGTRFDVRVSKTESTAEVVLESGSVKLNERNKTEDGVILRPGEMGRVMQQSGIEVRHVDLQLYTTWKDKYMNIESQKMDNVMFMLSKRYHTEIRIEGEELKAEIFSGRFDIDQSLENIFETIDLITPIRFQKQPDGTYLVTPK; from the coding sequence ATGAAAGAAGACAGTAAAATATGGGACTTGCTTGCTAAAAGAACAGATCATTCTTTGAGTAAAGAAGAAGAAGAGTCACTGGATCAGATGCTGAAAGAGGACTCCTCTTTGCAGCGTGCTTCCCGGTTGGTGGAAGGCTCGCAGGTGAACATGGATACCCATCAGACAGAAGAAGCAATGAATCGTACCTGGAGTAAGATAGAAACAGGCATGAAGACAGACAGGAAACCTCGACTGAAACTAATCATTCGTCGTTATGCCGTTGCCGCCAGTATTGCCGTTTTGTTTGTGCTGGGTGGACTTCTGGGGTATCAGCTTTGGGGAAAACCGGATATGTTGATTGTGATGAACCAGGGAAAAGAAGCCTTGTTGTTTACGCTTCCTGACAATTCCAAAGTTTGGCTAGGTGGCGGTTCGAGCTTGAAATATCCGGATGAACTTTCGGGACGCAACCGCGAAGTATATTTGGAAGGCGAAGCATTCTTTGATGTGAAAAAAGATAATGGAAGAACCTTTCAGGTAGTTACGGACATTGTAGAAGTAATGGTACTTGGCACCCGTTTTGACGTCAGGGTATCCAAAACGGAAAGCACGGCGGAAGTTGTACTGGAATCCGGTTCCGTGAAACTGAATGAGCGTAACAAGACAGAAGACGGAGTGATTTTAAGGCCGGGCGAGATGGGACGCGTCATGCAGCAGTCCGGCATTGAAGTACGTCATGTCGATCTTCAACTCTACACTACCTGGAAAGATAAATATATGAATATCGAATCCCAAAAAATGGACAATGTGATGTTTATGTTGAGCAAACGTTACCACACGGAGATTCGTATTGAAGGCGAGGAATTGAAAGCGGAAATATTCTCAGGACGTTTTGACATTGATCAGTCTTTGGAGAATATTTTTGAGACGATTGATTTGATTACTCCCATTCGCTTTCAGAAACAACCGGATGGCACTTACCTAGTGACTCCGAAATAA
- a CDS encoding FimB/Mfa2 family fimbrial subunit, producing the protein MNRTYFIGILLITASLFAGCTKENTEDCFSGLRLDFYFTHHTGNGNLFSEKVRRIHVYLFDTDGILQLHATDNGDKLKYSYLQNGQIQTVSKPNPWGKLSDEYVMNLDKVPPGKYRIISWADNGQKDNTTYFHGEMKNPESHNLRKDVTPGATMADDFYMFLKCRTASGLPEELVPEAEEINDLWYGAAGSRHPQSDIYTYETVEVKNSVVTTRRIELIRNTNLLKVTLSGMEHLTPEVRDTPAANRDTDFKLWAVATDERYKSDNTFDGYARSVRYSPFKTSMDANTLSADIKVLRLIMDRPVLLYIETPGGRRIPEQPIDIVSMLLKARNPDTGAYIYQSQSDFDRIYEHPVEVRIGASLDIRIFIGKWEIVNVKPAE; encoded by the coding sequence ATGAATAGAACATATTTCATAGGAATACTCCTGATTACTGCATCTCTTTTTGCAGGATGCACCAAAGAGAACACGGAAGATTGCTTTTCGGGACTCAGACTCGATTTCTACTTCACCCATCATACCGGCAACGGCAATCTCTTCAGCGAAAAGGTGCGGCGGATTCACGTGTACCTGTTTGACACGGACGGCATACTTCAACTCCACGCGACAGACAACGGAGACAAACTGAAATATAGTTACCTGCAAAACGGACAGATACAGACAGTGTCAAAACCGAACCCGTGGGGAAAGCTCTCTGACGAGTATGTGATGAACCTGGATAAAGTGCCGCCGGGAAAATACAGGATTATATCATGGGCGGATAACGGGCAGAAAGACAACACTACTTATTTTCATGGAGAAATGAAAAATCCGGAAAGCCATAATTTAAGGAAAGACGTCACGCCGGGAGCGACAATGGCGGACGACTTTTATATGTTCTTAAAATGCCGGACGGCATCCGGACTGCCCGAAGAACTTGTTCCGGAAGCAGAGGAGATAAATGACCTGTGGTATGGCGCGGCAGGCTCCCGCCATCCCCAAAGCGATATATATACCTATGAAACCGTGGAAGTTAAAAACAGCGTGGTCACTACACGCCGCATCGAACTGATCCGCAACACCAACCTACTGAAAGTCACTTTAAGCGGAATGGAGCATCTCACGCCGGAAGTCCGGGACACGCCCGCCGCGAACCGGGATACGGACTTCAAACTGTGGGCGGTTGCCACCGACGAGAGGTATAAGTCCGACAACACATTTGACGGGTATGCCCGCTCCGTCCGCTACTCTCCATTCAAGACATCGATGGACGCGAACACGCTCTCTGCCGACATCAAGGTATTGCGGCTGATAATGGACCGTCCGGTGCTTTTATATATCGAGACACCCGGCGGACGCAGGATTCCGGAACAGCCGATTGACATCGTCAGTATGCTGCTTAAGGCACGCAACCCCGACACGGGAGCGTATATCTACCAATCGCAGAGTGATTTCGACCGGATATACGAACATCCGGTCGAAGTACGTATCGGCGCTAGCCTGGACATCAGAATCTTTATCGGAAAATGGGAAATTGTGAACGTGAAACCTGCTGAATAG